A DNA window from Moorella thermoacetica contains the following coding sequences:
- the dnaN gene encoding DNA polymerase III subunit beta has protein sequence MHILCPQPQLVNAVQKVYRAVATTTTYHAITGILLQAHENTLTLQGTDLDLGIIYTFPVEVIEEGELLLPARIFTEMVRRLPPTSLSLQSLQDNTVEIAYQQSKVQLNSIDASQFPLLPPVEGNFSFTVAITALKDAIRKVTIAAGNDDLRSIFNGVLWELEPGENRFNLVATDTHRLAVYHGQPEDSTSNETATALVPCRAMNELARLLPGEDGLVKITIGESQIYAQHEGLTLYTRLLNGKFPHYQQVIPTDHITTIEIATRDLLDTVERATLLARDENKARAHIIILQVGEKSLKITSEAAEIGHLEEELTAEIAGQPLELALNGRYLLETLRVIDTENVILELLAPLKPVVVRPAGQENYFCLILPVRIG, from the coding sequence ATGCATATCCTTTGTCCTCAACCCCAACTTGTTAATGCTGTGCAAAAGGTATACCGGGCGGTAGCCACAACGACAACCTATCACGCTATTACCGGGATTCTATTGCAGGCCCATGAAAATACCTTGACCCTCCAGGGTACCGATCTTGATCTGGGAATTATTTATACCTTTCCTGTTGAGGTTATCGAAGAAGGCGAGCTCTTACTGCCGGCACGTATCTTTACCGAGATGGTCCGGCGCCTGCCGCCTACCTCCCTTTCTTTACAGAGTTTACAGGATAACACCGTGGAGATCGCTTACCAGCAGTCCAAAGTCCAACTTAACAGCATTGACGCCAGCCAGTTTCCGCTCCTGCCGCCGGTAGAAGGTAACTTCTCCTTTACAGTGGCCATTACCGCCCTCAAGGATGCCATCCGTAAGGTAACAATTGCCGCCGGTAATGACGACCTGCGCAGCATTTTCAATGGTGTTCTCTGGGAATTAGAACCCGGGGAAAACAGGTTTAACCTGGTGGCCACCGATACCCATCGTCTGGCTGTCTACCACGGCCAACCAGAAGATTCCACGAGTAACGAAACGGCTACCGCCCTGGTACCATGCCGGGCTATGAATGAACTGGCGCGTTTACTCCCCGGAGAAGATGGTTTAGTAAAAATAACCATCGGTGAAAGTCAGATCTACGCCCAGCACGAGGGCTTAACGTTATACACCCGATTATTGAATGGTAAATTTCCTCATTACCAGCAAGTTATCCCAACTGATCATATAACTACCATAGAAATAGCCACCCGGGATCTCCTGGACACCGTTGAACGGGCTACCTTACTGGCCCGGGATGAGAATAAAGCCAGGGCCCATATTATTATTTTGCAGGTAGGGGAAAAATCTTTAAAAATAACCAGTGAAGCTGCCGAGATAGGCCACCTGGAAGAGGAGTTAACGGCAGAAATAGCAGGACAACCCCTGGAACTAGCTTTGAACGGGCGCTACCTGCTGGAAACCCTGCGGGTAATTGATACCGAAAACGTAATTCTGGAACTCCTGGCCCCGTTGAAACCCGTTGTTGTCAGGCCGGCCGGCCAGGAAAACTACTTCTGCCTTATCCTACCGGTCAGGATTGGCTAA
- a CDS encoding RNA-binding S4 domain-containing protein: protein MDQFLKWNGVAATGGQAKELITSGLVRVNGQVERRRSHELVPGDEVEVKGACFKLTTAPAD, encoded by the coding sequence TTGGACCAGTTCTTAAAGTGGAACGGCGTTGCTGCCACCGGCGGCCAGGCGAAAGAATTAATAACATCCGGGCTGGTCCGGGTGAACGGCCAAGTAGAAAGGCGGCGCAGTCACGAGCTGGTGCCTGGCGATGAGGTGGAGGTTAAGGGTGCCTGCTTTAAGCTTACAACAGCTCCAGCTGATTAA
- the recF gene encoding DNA replication/repair protein RecF (All proteins in this family for which functions are known are DNA-binding proteins that assist the filamentation of RecA onto DNA for the initiation of recombination or recombinational repair.): protein MPALSLQQLQLINFRSYKCLTWDCRPGLNIIFGPNAAGKTNLLEAIGYLALARSFRQQQDQQLLTWGASSFQVRGLCHSNGEKIELVINYQQHNKRLTINGNRNRLIELLGIFPVIYFGPDDLHLLKGGPAYRRHFLDREISMGDRLYCRNLQDYRRILFQRNLLLRAIKAGRGKEGELEPWDIQLLATGKAICEKRSCFLQSLAPRVAATYRDMAGGEELALIYRPGVASQEEWAERLKVGREREVQAGMTLWGPHRDDFTFTLDGHEARYFASQGQQRAIVLALKLAEARYYRELLHVMPVLLLDDVFSELDEAHQGALLELLAGADQAFLTTTEVGLLPARLIQRSHLWELARGREPRLTSGPVEAQ, encoded by the coding sequence GTGCCTGCTTTAAGCTTACAACAGCTCCAGCTGATTAATTTCCGCAGTTATAAATGCCTTACCTGGGATTGCCGGCCCGGGCTAAATATTATTTTTGGGCCCAATGCTGCCGGTAAAACTAATCTCCTGGAAGCCATTGGTTACCTGGCCCTCGCCCGATCCTTCAGGCAGCAACAGGACCAGCAATTGTTGACCTGGGGAGCAAGCTCCTTCCAGGTGCGAGGATTATGCCACAGTAATGGTGAAAAAATTGAGCTGGTAATTAACTACCAGCAGCACAATAAAAGGTTGACAATTAACGGCAACCGCAACCGCTTAATCGAACTCCTGGGTATATTCCCCGTCATTTACTTCGGACCTGATGACCTGCACCTCCTTAAGGGCGGCCCGGCCTACCGGCGCCATTTCCTGGATCGGGAGATCAGTATGGGCGATCGCCTTTACTGCCGCAATCTGCAAGATTACCGGCGCATTCTCTTCCAGCGTAATCTTTTGTTGCGGGCCATTAAGGCCGGCCGGGGGAAGGAGGGGGAGCTGGAACCCTGGGATATCCAGTTATTAGCAACAGGTAAGGCTATCTGCGAAAAGCGATCTTGTTTTTTACAATCTTTGGCACCGAGGGTTGCCGCTACCTACCGGGATATGGCCGGGGGGGAAGAACTGGCCCTCATTTATCGGCCCGGGGTTGCCAGCCAGGAAGAGTGGGCGGAAAGGCTAAAGGTCGGCCGCGAAAGGGAGGTCCAGGCCGGTATGACCCTCTGGGGTCCCCACCGGGATGACTTTACCTTTACCCTGGACGGTCACGAGGCCCGTTATTTTGCCTCCCAGGGCCAGCAAAGAGCTATCGTTCTGGCCTTGAAACTGGCTGAGGCCCGGTATTACCGGGAACTTTTGCATGTAATGCCAGTTTTGCTCCTGGATGACGTTTTTTCCGAACTTGATGAAGCGCACCAGGGGGCGTTACTGGAGTTATTGGCAGGGGCCGACCAGGCTTTTTTAACGACCACGGAGGTCGGCTTATTACCAGCCAGGCTTATACAACGCTCCCATCTCTGGGAATTAGCCCGGGGAAGGGAACCCCGGCTCACCTCCGGGCCTGTTGAGGCACAGTAA
- the remB gene encoding extracellular matrix regulator RemB, with protein sequence MYLHIGNDMVVPYREIIAILDLETAGRSAATREFLEILNSKARKDPGAGEIKSCIVTEKEIYYSTISSGTLMKRASMALAMPD encoded by the coding sequence GTGTACCTGCATATTGGCAACGACATGGTAGTCCCCTACAGGGAGATTATCGCCATCCTCGATCTAGAAACAGCCGGGCGGTCGGCAGCCACGCGGGAATTCCTGGAAATATTGAATTCCAAAGCCCGGAAGGATCCAGGGGCCGGCGAAATAAAGTCTTGTATCGTGACCGAAAAGGAGATTTACTATTCCACCATCTCCTCCGGCACCTTGATGAAAAGGGCCAGTATGGCATTAGCAATGCCCGATTGA
- the gyrB gene encoding DNA topoisomerase (ATP-hydrolyzing) subunit B, with protein sequence MDQVRNEYDASQIQILEGLEAVRRRPGMYIGNTGVRGLHQLVFELVDNSIDEALAGFCDRIEVTIHENGSLTVADNGRGIPVDIHEKTGLPAVEVALTILHAGGKFGGNGYKVAGGLHGVGLSVVNALSEWLEIKVKRNGKIYHQEYRRGQKVSELKVIGKTKGTGTSVTFYPDGEIFEDLVFQDEIIGRRLQELSFLNRGVKIVFRDERNESETTYYHTGGLIDFVRHLNKNKTVLFNKPLYFSGEKDDVQAEIAIQYNDGYNELILSYANNIHTVEGGSHEIGFKTALTRVINDYARRFNLLKDAEANLSGEDIREGLTAVISVKVLEPQFEGQTKTKLGNTEVRGIVDSLVAENLSAYLEENPTIGRRIVDKALNAFRAREAARKARELTRRKNALEITSLPGKLADCTHKDPAMAELFLVEGDSAGGSAKQGRDRRFQAILPLRGKILNVEKARLDKILNNEEIRTIITALGTGIGDDFNINKARYHKTILMADADVDGSHIRTLLLTFFYRYMRPLITEGYIYIAQPPLYKVYRGKVERYLYNDAELEKFLKEHEGERWEIQRYKGLGEMNPEQLWETTMNPESRTLLQVNLEDAMEADAIFNILMGDRVEPRREFIQQHAHEVRNLDI encoded by the coding sequence ATGGATCAGGTTCGTAATGAATATGATGCTAGCCAAATCCAGATTCTAGAAGGTCTGGAAGCTGTGCGCCGGCGACCGGGCATGTACATCGGCAATACCGGCGTGCGGGGCCTGCACCAGCTGGTCTTTGAATTGGTCGACAACAGCATCGACGAGGCCCTGGCCGGCTTTTGCGACCGGATTGAGGTTACGATTCACGAGAACGGCAGCCTGACAGTCGCTGATAACGGCCGGGGTATTCCGGTGGATATCCATGAAAAGACCGGCCTGCCGGCGGTGGAGGTAGCCCTGACCATCCTCCACGCCGGGGGAAAATTTGGCGGGAACGGTTACAAAGTAGCCGGGGGTCTCCATGGTGTCGGCCTTTCAGTGGTCAATGCCCTGTCGGAGTGGCTGGAGATAAAGGTTAAACGTAATGGTAAGATTTATCATCAGGAGTACCGGCGCGGCCAGAAGGTGTCCGAGTTAAAAGTTATTGGTAAAACCAAAGGTACGGGCACCAGCGTAACTTTTTATCCTGACGGTGAGATTTTTGAAGACCTGGTTTTCCAGGACGAGATAATCGGCCGCCGGTTACAGGAGCTTTCCTTCCTGAACCGGGGCGTGAAGATAGTCTTCCGCGACGAAAGGAACGAAAGCGAGACCACCTATTACCACACCGGTGGTTTAATTGACTTTGTCCGCCATTTAAATAAAAACAAAACCGTCCTCTTCAACAAGCCCCTTTACTTCAGCGGTGAAAAGGATGACGTCCAGGCAGAGATAGCCATTCAGTATAATGACGGCTATAATGAACTTATTCTGTCCTATGCCAATAACATCCATACTGTTGAGGGTGGCAGCCACGAGATTGGTTTTAAAACCGCTTTAACCAGGGTGATCAACGATTATGCCCGCCGCTTTAATCTTTTGAAGGACGCTGAGGCCAACCTCTCCGGCGAGGACATCCGGGAGGGCCTGACGGCCGTCATTAGCGTCAAGGTCCTCGAGCCCCAGTTTGAAGGCCAGACCAAGACCAAACTGGGTAACACGGAGGTACGAGGGATTGTCGACAGCCTGGTAGCCGAAAACTTGAGCGCTTACCTGGAGGAAAATCCCACCATTGGCCGGAGGATTGTTGACAAAGCCCTCAACGCCTTTAGGGCCCGTGAAGCAGCTCGTAAGGCCCGGGAACTTACCCGGCGTAAAAACGCCCTCGAGATAACCTCCCTGCCGGGTAAACTGGCCGACTGTACCCATAAGGACCCGGCTATGGCCGAACTCTTTCTGGTAGAAGGCGATTCCGCCGGCGGTTCAGCCAAACAGGGCCGGGATCGCCGTTTCCAGGCCATCCTGCCCCTGCGGGGCAAGATCTTGAATGTCGAGAAGGCCAGGCTGGATAAAATCCTCAACAACGAAGAGATCCGGACCATCATCACCGCCCTGGGGACGGGCATAGGCGATGACTTTAATATCAATAAGGCCCGTTACCACAAAACCATCCTCATGGCCGATGCCGATGTCGACGGTTCCCACATTCGTACCCTTTTATTGACCTTTTTTTACCGCTATATGCGGCCGCTAATTACCGAAGGTTATATCTACATCGCCCAGCCGCCTCTTTATAAAGTCTACCGGGGCAAGGTTGAGCGTTACCTCTACAACGATGCCGAATTAGAGAAGTTCCTCAAAGAACATGAAGGCGAGCGCTGGGAGATCCAGCGTTACAAAGGCCTGGGTGAAATGAACCCTGAACAACTCTGGGAAACCACCATGAACCCCGAGTCGCGGACCCTCCTTCAGGTTAACCTTGAAGACGCCATGGAGGCCGACGCCATCTTTAACATCCTCATGGGCGACCGGGTGGAACCGCGACGGGAATTTATCCAGCAGCATGCCCACGAAGTCCGCAACCTGGACATTTAA
- the gyrA gene encoding DNA gyrase subunit A — protein MAKEGGKYLALETSGKIMPVILEEEMKRSYIDYAMSVIVGRALPDVRDGLKPVHRRILYAMYEEGLTPDKPYKKSAVVVGTVLARYHPHGDAAVYETMVRLAQDFACRYPLIDGHGNFGSVDGDSPAAMRYTEARLSKLALTMLADIDKDTVDFVDNYDGSLKEPVVLPARIPQLLVNGSAGIAVGMATNIPPHNLGEVIDALVLLIDKPDADLKEITKIIKGPDFPTAGLIIGREGIRNAYRTGRGSIKVRAKAQVETLSNGKSQIVVTEIPYQVNKARLVQSIGDLVREKKIDGIVDLRDESDRTGMRIVIELRRDVQPKVILNQLYKHTQMQENFGVIMLALVDGRPRVLNLREMLTLYLDHQKEVITRRTRYLLAQAEARAHIVAGLRIAIQFLDEVIRIIRQAPNEPEACRGLMERFQLSDKQAKAIVDMRLGRLTALEREKLEEEWQELQKRIAYYQEVLASEARVYAIVRDELLEIKRKFADPRRTQIVLEEENLELEDLIAREDIVVTLTHRGYIKRQPVDTYRSQKRGGRGIQAMGTREEDIVRDIFVTTTHHYLLFFTNQGRVFRLRGHEIPEAGRQARGTPLVNLLYLNKGETITAVIPIRELEEDSYLLMATRKGIVKKTSLGEYHTSRRDGLLAINLDEDDDLVGVLRTEGNNEVMLVTRRGKAIRFGEDEVRPMGRAARGVRGIALDDDDMVVGLVKVREDAELVVVSERGFGKRTTLEEYRPQGRGGKGIITMNVTDRTGPVAAVAVVKLEDELMLISAEGILIRLGVEDISRQGRNTQGVTLMRLEPSDRVVAMARIQ, from the coding sequence ATGGCGAAGGAAGGTGGAAAATACTTGGCCCTGGAAACTAGCGGAAAGATAATGCCCGTGATCCTGGAAGAAGAAATGAAACGGTCGTACATCGATTACGCCATGAGCGTCATTGTCGGCCGTGCTCTGCCTGACGTCCGCGACGGCCTGAAACCGGTCCACCGGCGCATCCTCTACGCCATGTATGAGGAAGGACTGACCCCGGATAAGCCCTATAAAAAGTCGGCTGTTGTCGTAGGTACCGTCCTGGCCCGTTACCACCCCCACGGTGACGCCGCTGTCTATGAAACCATGGTCCGCCTGGCCCAGGACTTTGCCTGCCGTTACCCCCTAATTGACGGCCACGGCAACTTCGGTTCTGTTGACGGCGACTCTCCGGCTGCCATGCGTTATACTGAGGCCAGGTTGTCCAAACTGGCCCTCACCATGCTGGCCGATATCGATAAAGATACCGTTGATTTTGTCGATAACTACGACGGTAGCCTCAAGGAACCGGTGGTGTTGCCGGCCCGCATTCCCCAGTTACTGGTGAACGGTTCGGCCGGCATAGCCGTCGGTATGGCCACCAATATTCCACCCCATAACCTGGGTGAGGTAATTGATGCCCTGGTTCTGCTTATTGATAAACCCGATGCCGATCTCAAGGAGATAACTAAAATTATTAAGGGCCCGGACTTCCCCACAGCGGGTTTGATTATCGGACGCGAGGGTATCAGAAACGCCTATCGTACCGGTCGTGGCAGTATCAAGGTCCGGGCCAAAGCCCAGGTTGAAACCCTGAGTAATGGCAAGAGCCAGATTGTCGTCACGGAGATCCCCTATCAAGTAAATAAGGCCCGCCTGGTGCAATCCATTGGCGACCTGGTCCGGGAGAAAAAGATAGACGGCATTGTCGACCTGCGGGATGAATCCGACCGGACCGGAATGCGCATTGTTATTGAACTGCGCCGGGACGTACAGCCCAAAGTTATTCTGAACCAGCTCTACAAGCACACCCAGATGCAGGAGAACTTCGGGGTGATTATGCTGGCCCTGGTGGACGGCCGGCCGCGGGTCCTCAATCTGCGGGAGATGCTCACCCTCTACCTGGATCACCAGAAGGAGGTCATTACCCGTCGCACCCGCTACCTGCTGGCCCAGGCCGAAGCCCGGGCCCACATTGTTGCCGGCTTGCGGATTGCTATCCAGTTCCTGGACGAGGTAATTCGCATTATCCGCCAGGCGCCCAACGAGCCGGAAGCCTGCCGTGGTTTGATGGAACGCTTTCAATTAAGCGACAAACAGGCCAAAGCCATCGTCGACATGCGCCTGGGCCGGTTGACGGCCCTGGAGAGGGAAAAACTAGAAGAAGAATGGCAGGAACTGCAAAAACGCATTGCTTACTATCAAGAAGTCCTGGCCAGTGAAGCCAGGGTGTACGCCATCGTCAGGGATGAACTCCTGGAAATAAAAAGAAAATTTGCCGACCCCCGGCGAACCCAGATTGTCCTGGAGGAAGAGAACCTGGAATTAGAGGACCTTATTGCCCGGGAAGACATCGTGGTGACCCTGACCCATCGCGGTTATATCAAGCGCCAGCCGGTTGATACCTACCGCAGCCAGAAGCGGGGCGGCCGCGGCATCCAGGCCATGGGGACCCGGGAAGAGGACATTGTCAGGGATATTTTTGTCACGACCACCCATCACTACCTTCTTTTCTTTACCAACCAGGGACGGGTTTTCCGCCTGCGGGGCCACGAAATACCTGAGGCTGGTCGTCAAGCCCGGGGTACGCCCCTGGTTAATTTGCTATACCTGAATAAGGGAGAAACCATCACCGCTGTTATCCCCATTCGCGAGCTTGAGGAAGACTCCTACCTCTTGATGGCCACCAGAAAAGGTATCGTAAAGAAGACCTCACTGGGCGAATACCACACGTCCCGGCGGGACGGCCTGCTGGCCATCAACCTGGATGAAGATGATGATCTCGTCGGTGTTCTACGCACCGAAGGGAATAACGAGGTCATGCTGGTGACGCGCCGGGGCAAGGCCATCCGCTTTGGCGAAGATGAAGTCCGGCCCATGGGACGGGCGGCCCGGGGCGTCCGGGGTATCGCCCTGGATGACGATGATATGGTAGTTGGCCTGGTAAAGGTTCGAGAAGATGCCGAGCTGGTGGTCGTATCCGAACGAGGTTTTGGCAAACGCACCACCCTGGAAGAATACCGGCCCCAGGGCCGGGGCGGTAAGGGTATAATTACCATGAACGTAACTGATCGCACCGGGCCGGTGGCGGCGGTAGCCGTAGTCAAACTGGAGGACGAGCTGATGCTCATCTCTGCCGAGGGCATCCTCATCCGCCTGGGGGTCGAGGATATCTCCCGCCAGGGTCGCAACACCCAGGGAGTCACCCTTATGCGCCTGGAACCCAGCGACCGGGTAGTGGCCATGGCCAGGATACAATAA
- the pdxS gene encoding pyridoxal 5'-phosphate synthase lyase subunit PdxS: MAAAEVGTWTVKKGLAEMLKGGVIMDVTTPEQAKIAEEAGACAVMALERVPADIRAAGGVARMADPTVILRIMDAVTIPVMAKARIGHFVEAQILEALGVDYIDESEVLTPADEDFHINKHEFKVPFVCGARNLGEALRRIGEGAAMIRTKGEPGTGNVVEAVRHMRRVMSEIRRLQNLPDEELMTFAKEIQAPYELVKQVKELGRLPVVNFAAGGIATPADAALMMQLGADGIFVGSGIFKSSDPRKRARAIVAATTHFREPEVLAEVSRDLGEAMPGIEIATIKPEERMQERGW; this comes from the coding sequence ATGGCAGCAGCAGAAGTAGGAACCTGGACGGTCAAAAAGGGCCTGGCCGAGATGCTCAAGGGCGGCGTCATTATGGATGTGACCACCCCGGAACAGGCTAAAATCGCCGAGGAGGCGGGGGCCTGCGCGGTTATGGCCCTGGAACGGGTGCCGGCCGACATCCGGGCCGCCGGCGGGGTGGCCCGGATGGCCGATCCCACGGTTATCTTAAGAATTATGGACGCCGTAACCATTCCGGTCATGGCCAAGGCCAGGATCGGCCACTTTGTCGAGGCCCAGATCCTGGAGGCCCTGGGTGTCGATTATATTGATGAGAGCGAAGTTCTTACCCCGGCTGACGAGGACTTCCATATCAATAAGCACGAGTTCAAGGTTCCCTTTGTCTGTGGCGCCCGCAATCTCGGTGAGGCTCTAAGACGCATCGGCGAGGGAGCAGCCATGATCCGCACCAAGGGTGAACCCGGTACCGGCAACGTGGTCGAAGCTGTGCGCCACATGCGCCGGGTAATGAGCGAGATCCGGCGCCTGCAGAATCTACCCGACGAGGAACTGATGACCTTTGCCAAAGAAATCCAGGCACCCTATGAATTAGTGAAACAGGTAAAGGAACTGGGACGGTTGCCGGTGGTCAATTTCGCCGCCGGCGGCATCGCCACCCCGGCCGATGCGGCTCTAATGATGCAACTGGGGGCCGATGGCATATTTGTGGGCTCTGGAATCTTTAAATCCAGCGATCCGAGGAAACGGGCCCGGGCCATTGTCGCCGCCACCACCCACTTCCGTGAACCAGAGGTTTTGGCCGAGGTCTCCCGGGACCTGGGCGAAGCTATGCCTGGCATAGAGATTGCTACCATAAAACCTGAAGAACGCATGCAGGAACGCGGTTGGTAA
- the pdxT gene encoding pyridoxal 5'-phosphate synthase glutaminase subunit PdxT, whose amino-acid sequence MRIGVLAMQGAFREHIQSLEALGVQGVEIRHANQLEGIAGLIIPGGESTTIGKLMVEFNLLEPVRHLAEGGLPVFGTCAGMVLLARDIIGSDQPRLGLMNARVQRNAFGRQVDSFEVDLEIPVLGEEPFHAVFIRAPYIEEIEPPAEALATFKDKIVMVRQGNLLATAFHPELTKDLRVHSYFLKMIG is encoded by the coding sequence ATGAGGATAGGCGTACTGGCCATGCAGGGCGCCTTTCGTGAGCATATTCAATCCCTGGAGGCCCTGGGCGTCCAGGGGGTGGAGATCCGGCACGCCAATCAACTAGAGGGGATTGCCGGCCTCATTATTCCCGGTGGCGAAAGTACCACCATCGGTAAGCTCATGGTAGAGTTTAACCTCCTGGAACCCGTCCGCCACCTGGCGGAAGGCGGCCTTCCCGTCTTCGGCACCTGCGCCGGCATGGTTTTACTTGCTAGGGATATTATCGGCAGCGACCAGCCTCGCCTGGGGCTCATGAATGCCCGGGTCCAGCGCAATGCCTTCGGTCGCCAGGTGGACAGCTTTGAAGTTGACCTGGAGATCCCCGTCCTGGGGGAGGAGCCCTTTCATGCCGTCTTTATCAGGGCGCCCTATATCGAAGAAATAGAGCCGCCGGCGGAAGCCCTGGCTACTTTTAAAGATAAGATTGTAATGGTGCGCCAGGGTAATCTCCTGGCCACCGCCTTTCACCCGGAACTGACTAAAGATTTACGGGTCCATAGCTATTTTCTTAAAATGATAGGGTAA
- a CDS encoding DeoR/GlpR family DNA-binding transcription regulator: MFSNERKQKIIEILLQTPSVRVAELSNLFQVSEVTIRRDLQELEAAGLLKRTHGGAVSITTASFEPALVEKEEEHLEEKKAIARAAVDLIAEGDTILLDAGSTTLQLARLLKANKKQRLTVVTNALNVAWELAFVETIDLILTSGHLRNRTLSAVGPIADNTLQGLYVDKVFLATNSLDVERGLTTPNIYEAQTKQKMVKAGCEIIVLADHSKFGRISLGLICPVTAVDRIITDAGAPAEDLARLKERGVEVIVAGGN; encoded by the coding sequence ATGTTCTCAAACGAACGTAAACAAAAGATAATAGAAATCCTGCTGCAAACACCCTCAGTTAGGGTAGCGGAATTGAGCAATCTCTTTCAAGTTTCCGAAGTCACCATCCGCCGTGATCTGCAGGAATTAGAAGCTGCTGGCCTTCTTAAACGTACCCATGGCGGTGCCGTGAGCATTACTACGGCTTCCTTTGAACCCGCTTTGGTTGAAAAAGAAGAAGAGCACCTGGAGGAGAAAAAGGCCATTGCCCGAGCGGCTGTGGACTTAATAGCCGAAGGTGATACCATTCTCCTGGACGCCGGTTCCACCACCTTGCAGCTGGCTCGCCTGCTGAAGGCGAATAAAAAACAGCGTTTAACAGTAGTGACTAACGCCCTTAATGTGGCCTGGGAACTGGCCTTTGTTGAAACTATCGATTTAATCCTCACCAGCGGCCACCTGCGAAACCGTACCCTTTCCGCTGTCGGTCCCATCGCTGACAACACCCTGCAGGGTTTATATGTCGATAAAGTTTTTCTGGCCACCAACAGCCTGGATGTCGAGCGCGGTCTGACTACGCCCAATATCTACGAGGCGCAGACGAAGCAAAAAATGGTCAAGGCTGGTTGTGAGATTATTGTCTTGGCCGACCACAGCAAGTTCGGCCGTATCTCATTAGGCCTTATCTGCCCGGTTACCGCCGTTGATCGCATCATTACCGATGCCGGTGCTCCTGCGGAGGACCTGGCGCGCCTGAAGGAGCGTGGCGTGGAAGTAATAGTAGCCGGTGGAAACTAA
- the pfkB gene encoding 1-phosphofructokinase, with protein sequence MIATITLNPAIDKSIIISKFTIGKTNRARVDRIDPGGKGINVAKVLKQLGCQVITSGFLAGNNGRYIAAYLTEQEIMNDFIVIPGETRQNLKIVDPVKKTITEINEPGAEVDESYLKQLKDKVEELAAQCQVIVFSGSLPPGLPDHTYKQLILLAKERGAQTILDTGGKALWKGLEACPTLIKPNKQEVEELLQMEVGGGRLLDAADHLLALGLDVVVISLGAEGALLASGNQKLRAHPPAVEANSTVGAGDAMVAVFAYGLERGLPLAETLRLATAVSAATAAAHGSEVGDIELAKNMLHEVKIQEI encoded by the coding sequence ATGATAGCCACAATTACTTTGAATCCAGCTATTGATAAATCAATTATTATTTCTAAATTTACTATTGGGAAGACGAATCGAGCCAGAGTAGACAGGATAGATCCCGGAGGCAAAGGTATCAATGTAGCAAAAGTTTTAAAGCAACTGGGGTGCCAGGTAATTACTTCCGGTTTCCTGGCAGGAAACAATGGACGCTATATTGCAGCTTACTTAACAGAACAAGAAATAATGAATGATTTTATCGTCATCCCTGGCGAAACGAGGCAGAATCTAAAAATCGTTGATCCAGTTAAAAAGACGATAACTGAAATTAATGAGCCGGGTGCTGAGGTAGATGAGAGCTATCTAAAACAATTGAAGGATAAGGTAGAAGAACTGGCAGCGCAATGCCAGGTGATAGTTTTTTCTGGAAGCCTGCCTCCGGGTTTGCCGGATCATACTTACAAACAATTAATTCTCCTGGCAAAAGAGAGGGGGGCACAGACAATTTTAGACACCGGAGGAAAAGCTTTATGGAAGGGGCTTGAAGCATGTCCTACATTAATTAAGCCTAACAAGCAAGAAGTAGAAGAACTACTTCAGATGGAGGTGGGAGGAGGGAGGCTATTAGATGCTGCCGATCACCTTTTAGCTTTGGGGTTGGATGTAGTAGTAATTTCCCTTGGTGCTGAAGGTGCCCTTTTAGCCTCAGGCAATCAAAAATTAAGGGCCCATCCGCCTGCAGTAGAAGCAAATAGTACAGTAGGTGCGGGAGACGCAATGGTAGCAGTTTTCGCTTATGGGTTAGAAAGGGGTTTACCTTTAGCTGAAACTCTGCGGTTGGCCACTGCCGTAAGTGCGGCAACAGCCGCTGCCCATGGAAGCGAGGTGGGGGATATAGAGCTAGCTAAAAATATGTTACACGAGGTAAAAATACAAGAAATATAG